From Cupriavidus sp. D39:
CCTAGGTAGGACGGTGCCCTATGCCAATTATCACCTGCCTCTCCTACGCTTCAAGTATCTCCCAAGCGAGGAACTGAGATGCGAAGAGACTTGATCATTTGTGCTGTTCGTGCCGGCTGGGTCCTGAAAGTTTGGGGCGAAGCCATCGCAATTCTCGAATTCGAAAGGCACGACGAAGCACTGAGCCTCGGAAACACCATAGCGACCCGCCATGGCGTCAACTTAGTCATCGAGGAAGCGAGCGGCCTGCGCCGGTACATTCAACCGCCGCTCCCTCGGTGGCGCGGCCGGAAAGCCAATGCGTTCTGGTTCGCGCCGCTTGAAAATGGAAACCAACCCCAATGCGGTGGCCGACATAGGCCAACTCCTAGCACAGATTTTCGCGCGGCTTGCCGGCACCTTGTCTCTACTTGTCATTGGACTGTACGTCACAGATACAACTGCCGGTCTCACAGACGCCCCTCTGAACAAGGACACCTTGTTCCTCTCAGTCGTGGCCGTTGCCGTGTGGGCAATGTGCGAAGCATCTTGGCGTCACAAGTAGTTGGCCCGCCCCCGGCCAACTCCCTCCGCGTCGCCGAACCGCGTCGGTACCGGCTCGGTCACTACGCCATGGGTTAGCGCGTCAGCGTGCGAAGCAGACACCCGTAGCGAGTATCCAGCAGCCTTACCCTCGTAGGCAGGTCCGCATGATCCTGCCGACGAATTCGCCCCATCGTCTCATCCCTGCGTCGGTGGAACGCTTGTCTTATGAAGGGTGTTCCCTGATACCAGCGAAGACTATTTCTCGACCTCCAAGCCGTCCACCACAGATTGCACGCCCTCCACTGCACGGACGGCGTTCAAGGCCGTCAGCTTGTCTGAGTCGCTTGGCACATTGCCGTCGAGGTGCACAATGCCGTTTTGGGTACTCACCCGAATCCGGGCCGATCGAAGCCCGGCGGCAAGAAGCTGAGCTCTCACCTTCATCGTGATCGCACTGTCGGTTAATCTTGCCCTATCGCTTGGTACTTCAGGCGGCACCGGGGTTTCCTGTGGGCGGCTGATCGGCGGCGCGCCATCCGTTGCGGCCAGCACTCCGTTCACATCCTCCCAGGCAGCAGCATTACCCAGAGCGGCAAGCAGTCCGACAACACTAGCAAGGCACATCTTTTGAATTGATTTCATCCCTGTCTCCTGCTGATTGCATATCTCCGTGGACACGCGCCCCTGCGACTGCGCCCCGAGTGAAGATGACAAGTCCAGTGTCGCCTTGTGACTTGGAACTGGTCGACCTACATTCGAATCATGCCCGCGCCCGGCAGGTGCGGGACCTAACGCTTCCACGCTCAGGACGCACAAGCCTACGCAGACCTGCACTTCACCAGTGCCACGATCTCGCATAGTTCAATCTCCACTTCATCACCGATCGCAATTCCGTCAAATAGCCTCAGCGATTCCGCGCGCCGCCGCATCGCGAAGACGGTCCCTCGCATGATGCCGTCCCTCGCGATAGCCCTGATCGTCACGTTGAGCTCTACTGCCAAGTCTCTACTACTACGCAGCGCCACCAGGTCAGAAACGCAGGGCTCACATGCGGCGTCCTCCGTCTTCACGGTCGCGCCGAGGAATGTCCCCCCGTGGGCAAACGGTCCCTTTGCGAAGTGCGAGTCCATCGCCCTCTCCTGTTCGTGATTTCGTTGCTAAACATGACGACATAAGTATTGCAGCATGTATGATTGCGTGGTTACTCTAATGGAGAGGCAGCCATGCGCAGACTCGAGATTGCAGACGCACAGATCATGCAGTTGGCGATTCGACAGGAGATCGAGCGAAGCGAGGAGTCGCGGTATGACCACCGCCTGCACGGGGTGCTGCTGGTCAGCATCGGTTACTCGTGCACTGAAGTGGGCCAGATGTTCGGTCAAGCGGCCACGACAGTTCAGCGATGGGTCCGACGTTTCGAGCGGGGCGGTTTCGACGGATTGCGGGAAGGTGAACGGCCCGGTCGCCCGCGTGCGTTGAATGACTCGCAATGGCGTCGCATCGAGGCGGATCTGCGCAAGACACCACGCGACTTCGGATTTGAAGCGGGCCTGTGGGATGGGCCCGTTCTATCGGAGCACTTGCGTCAGCGCTATGGCATCAAGCTGGGCGTGCGGCAGTGCCAGAGGCTGTTTCGCCAGATGGGTTTCCGGCTGCGCAAGCCGCGCCCGCAGGTCGCCCAGTCTGATCCTGTTCGCGTTGCGGCGGTAAAAAAACTGCGGCGACTGGCAAAGCGCGACGACATTGAGTTATGGAGCCTGGACGAATGCCATTTCCAGCAACACGGATCGCGCTGTCGCATGTGGGTGGCCCCGGAAATCCGCGATCCGGTGTTGATGCATGCGCCGACGCGAAAGTCGGTGGCATGTTTTGGCGCCGTCAGTCTGAGCACGGGTCGCTTCATCTGGCAGGTATGCCCTGTCTTCAACGCAGAAACGTTTGCATCCTTTCTTCGCCAACTACTGCGCCATCGACGTCGCGGCAAGCGCATCGTCGTGGTCCTGGACAACGCCAAGTACCACCATGCCGTTCTGCTCAAACCGTTACTGCACAAATACAGGCGGCACATGACGTTGTTGTTCCTGCCACCATACAGCCCGCAACTGGCGCCTATCGAACGCGTATGGAAACTGACACGGCGCCTGGGGTTACATAACCGGTACTTCGCCACCCTCGTAGAAGTTCTCTCGGCAGTCGACGCCTGCTTCCAGCAATGGAAGAGACCAAACGAGGTACTACGACGACTATGCTGCATTATTTAAGACGTTGTGTTTAACAAGATAGAACCGCAGGAAGCGGACCCGCTTTTCTACGGCTAAGGCTCCGGCTACCTTCCTCACGCGCATCATTGAAGCGCTACCGCCTATCATCGCCCGCTACCGTGATACCGGCCACCTTGCGTCCCCTTCCTGCTTCGTGTTGTCGGACGCTACCTGATAGCTGGCATCTGGCCATCAGGCTAGAAGTTGGGGACAAACCACTGTAGGAGACAGCCATGAAAGGAGACATTCATGTGATGCCCGCAACGGGAAAGCGTTGGGCCGTTGACGTGGAGAGCACTGAGCAAAGCGTGGTCTTTTACGACACACAGCAGGAAGCCATCGCCGCTGGCAAGGTGAAAGCCAGCCGTGACCAGGTCGAATTACTGATCCATGGCCTGGATGGCCGCGTTCGCGAGCGCAATACGTACGGCCGCAATCCACGAAACATCTGAGGGTAGGTAGCTACACTCTCAATCCGCCCTCTATGTGAGAAAGGTGTGGTGTGAGCGCTACGGCCAATAGCAGCCTCCACCAACCCCGCCCGGCCCTTCGTGTAGATGTCCACCCCCGGGTCCACCTGATTGAGCGCCCAGGCCGGCCGCTCGGCCTCCGGCCCCCTGCACGGCAGACACCGGCACTTCGGATAGAGACGTGCGGATTGCCACACTCGAGCGACAAGTTGCCTTGTTGACTGCCTCGCATCTGGCCATGCTACACATCGTCGGCAAACTCGGCGGCTTCGGCAAGTGGGCCGCCTTCTACGAACACTATGCCGATGCCCGCGCCCAGCTCGACACGTTGGGCGCCGTGCCCGTCGCGACGATCACGCCGGTCTCAACCCCTCCTCCAGAGGGCAAGCCACCGAAGCGTCGGCATCTCGCCATACCTCGAAACAGTGTTGCGTGGATCCTGGCGCTCTTACCGCGGCCTTCCTTGACCGGCACCGCGTACACCTCGTGATCGGGCCGGAGCAGGCGCTCTACATGGTAGACCACCACCACTGGGTGCGTGCAGACCTTGGCACGATAAATGACGCCGCCTTCTGGCATTATATGGTCGCCAACCAAATGGTTATCCCGATGACGAGCACGGCAAGCGCCGGCCCCTGAGCGAGCTTGCCGGATACCGTCCATCACATGCGCGACGACCCCTACCGCAGCCTGGCCTTTGTGCAGTTGGCAGGCGGATACCGCAAGGTCAAGCAGGCGTATCCGGACTTCCGCTGGGCAGACTTCTTCCGCCCGTTGGCAGGCGGATACCGCAAGGTCAAGCAGGCGTATCCGGACTTCCGCTGGGCAGACTTCTTCCGCCGCCACATCGACGGCCCGCGCTCGACACCCGTCACAACTTCGCGGTCGCGGTTGCCCACGGATTCCGGCTTGCTCACAGTGCCAAGGCACGCAAGCTGCCCGGCTACGTCGGCAGCCTTCCCTGCGGCGTCCGGCGGGCCATGCGATAACGCGGCCCGTTGGGCTATTGCGCCGCCGCCCGTTGCGAGAGCAGTTTCAAGAGCCGCGCTTCGTCTGCACGCAGGCGGCTGTGTGACCGCAGGCTGCTGGTCGCGGTCACCCTCGGCGCAGCCCGGCATGGCGCCCCGACGCTGCTGCTGGCCTATGCACGCGCCATGCGGCGGGCGTGCCACCCCTGCGCGGAACCGGAAATCGTAAGACTGCATTTTCAAGAAAATCAAGGACATGGCCTTTTTTGGGACGGGGTCCCGCAAAAGAAATAGGGAACTAGTTGGACTACCCTGAACTTGCACCGGAATTCGTAAGACTGCTCCGCACGTCTAAAAGATACGCATTAGGCGCTTGAAATTCGCCGTTTGTTTACGCTCCTCTAAAATGGCCTCCCCACGCTAGACCTCGCGGGTCCCTTGACAACCGCGCGGAATTCCTCAGAATCGCGAGGAGGCTCCTAGCCAGAGCTAGTGTTTCTTGTTTGCTAATCGCCGAGCAAATATTGTTCACGTGCCAAAATGCCGCTTCAAAGCAATGAAGAAAATAATCTGGGGAGAAAATGCCATGCGTCTCTTTTCAAGCTTGGTCAATCCGCCAAGCCCGGAAAAAATCGCGGCAAGGGAGCTACAGAATATGCGCCTTACCCTGTTCCAGGCCGAACGGCGCCTGCTCGATGCGCAGATGCACGTGGATTACTATCGTGACATGGTCGCCTTCTTGGAAGACGTGCAGGCAACCAGCATAGAATGCGTGATCGACAAGCGTCGCTGCGCTCCTGCCCCCGCCCAACTCTCGCAAACTTCGCGCACCACGTCTGACCTCTCCACCGTCTCGGTGGCTCCGTGCGCCGCCTGAACGGTCGCGACTAGCGCGATCGACCGGAAACTAGACCCGGCCGACGGCGGATGGCCGACAATAGCTCATGCGGCATATTTGGGAAACCGAATGGAATGCCTCCCATACGGCTTTGCGAGAGACGGCTGGTGGCAAGCTCGCTGCCGTCTATTTTTTCGCATCGCCGCCCGGTCGCCTTGATGCACCCATCCCCCTCATCGAACCAAACGCATTACCCTGCGCGCCAGACCAGCACGAATCGCAACCCGGCTGCTACGTATTCGGTATGTGTAGTTAGCTGTCGACTGTCTCAAGCGCGGCATTTGTGCGAGTGGCCATGTCGCTACCCCTGGTCCGCCGTTGACTAAGGTGTAACTGGGCCCGGTGGCGTCTCGTCAATGGTTCCTATTGTTTCTCGGCACGGGGCTCGGGACGCTCGGGCCGCTTGGTATGACCTCTCCGACAGCGAGCTGTGGCAGCCGTACAACGTTGGGGTCGGGCTTTCCTACATGCCAATCAATGCAGTACTGTGGAAGCTCTTGGGCATCAGGAAATACCATGCACAACAATAAGATGATCGAGGCAGGGACACGGGTAGGGCGACTAGTAACGCTGGGGCCCCAATACAAGGTGGGTGATGCCTATTTCTGCGACTGCCGATGCGATTGTGGCGCGCTGAAGACTATCCGGGCCTCCAACCTCAGGAGAACCAAGTCGTGCGGCTGCCTGCTGAAGGAGCTAAGAGAGGGCGCCATGCGATCAAGCGGCAACCCGGTGCATGCTCGCTGGGCGCTATCCAATAGGCGAGCCTAGGCAGCCGCCAATCTCCTACGTCGTCCCCATCGTCGTGAGGCAAGCGTCGTGCGCGATGCGCGCGACTCAAGATCAAGAATCCCGTTCAGTATCGGCGCTGGATGCCCGTGTACCTTTATCATCCACTGCGATCCTCGGCCTCGTGGCTGAAGCGGCTTCGTCTTCTGATCCGGCCGTCATGACCGTGAACGACAAGTTCGCCCCCGCTCTGCTTCGCCCCTCCACGCCAGCGGCAATTGCTTCGTCACGCATGCTGTGACGGTGCCTCGTCCGCACCTTCTACCGCGACAGCCCGTCGGCCCGCCTCCATGCGGACCACGTGGATATTGCACGGGGACATATTCTTGTTCTCCTGCGTTGGTTCTTTGACCCTCGTATAGGCCAACGAGCAGGAAACGCCTATCGGATTGCGTCCGATAGTCCTAAGCAACGATAAGTTGTTACTTACGCGAACAGCGATTGTGTCAGTGCGCTTTGGCCAGGGTGTTGAGCATATCACTGCCGCGGCTCGTGATGCTGGGGCGCTTGTGTCCCGAATCCACGCTTTCTAGGTGCACCAGTTGCCGCTCGACGAGCGCTTCGATGGCCGCGCGGTCGAGGTCGGCGATGTTGGGTGCTGCTTCTTCGATCAGCATGAGCGCGGCCACTTCATGAGGTGTCAGCATCGATGTCTCCATTGACCCGTTCTAATAGGTGTGGCGGATAAAGTCCACTCGGTTGTACTGTGCGGCCAGGGTACTAAGAACGAGGGATCGCAAAGTTAATGCATCAGCGGCGGAACGACCATAGGGGCGTGCCCTTACAACTTCGCCATGGGCCTCACGGCTCCTCGCTTGATGGCTGGTGAGAAGCTGCCTAAAGACCTGCTCCGTCGGAAGCTCATAGCAGCATAGATGACAACTGCGAAACAGGGAGGTGGCCCGACGACGGCGTGGGCCACGGGTTACCCCCTGATGTTGCGCGGATCATTGCCGAAGATATTGCGCATCTTGGATGCTGTCATCGCTGCGATGGATAAACAGTTCGACTTGCTTCCGTCGATACCGACACGCCCGGCTCATACACAGCGGCTGCCAACCGCCGCTTGAAATCCTCGCTGATTCGACCGGCCTTCGCGCTTTGCGACTGCCAGCGACTGGCTCTTCCTGTGACTGTGACAAAGTAATTCCCATCAAATAGGGTAATGGGAATTACTTTGGCGTCACTCTACTGAACAGTCCGGTGCTGGCGACCCGCTTACCGTGGTCGCCATTTGCGCATTCTTGCCCTGCTCGAACGGAATTGGCACCGACGCGACGCCGCAGACAGTTGGCGGTGATGATGTGCGACGTTGAGCGACGAAGGGAATAGGAACAATGAACGCATTGCTGATCGAGGAGCATCTGCTGCTCCAGCTTGGACTACGTCAAATGCTCGAAGACATGTTGGCGTCGCGGACGGTCAAATCGGCTGGGGCGCTGACAATGCAGTGTACCTGGCGTTGGACGCCAGGCGTTCAGATGAAATGCGGGGGATCCGCCTGCCGGAATCCCCACCCGGCCAGCGCGCGTGGGGGCTGGCTAGAGCTCGCTCGATGCCTCCAGCGGCGCAACTCGCGCGCGGCCGGCAAACGGCTGGGCGAGCAAGTACCGTTGCTGTATGTCGCCCCGACGGAAGGCTACATGTGAATAAGTGCGCCAGACGAACCTCTTTGTTGGCACTGTGACCCCGTAGATAGCCGAGGGTTCGGAGGTGCTGGAGAGGCTGCGCAACCGTAACTTCGACCTGCTCCTTACCACAGGCCTGACGAGGGAATGCGGGACTCCGGGGACCGTCCGCGCAGCCCCGCCCCCTGGGGCCTGAGCCGACCTCATCCGCGGGTTTCCAATGTAGGGCTATTCCTACAGCGGAAACAGCAAGTTCCGAAAACACATTGCGGCTCCGCCCACTCAAAACATGGTCCTTCCCACACTACGCTGGAATCATGGCGGTTGAAGTGGAGTACAGCCTTGTATCAATTGTATGAACTGCAGAGTGCTGCGTGGGCGCCGTTCCTTCCCTGGCTGCAGGCCAGTGCCAGCTTCTTGGGAGCCTTCGAAAACGCGCCGTCAGCCATCCCTACCCGCTATCTCGCTGCCGGGTGTCAACTGCTGGTGCGGCTATGGAAGCGCTATCCCAAACCGCAATTCGGCCTGACCCAAACGTTGATCAATGGCCATCGCGTTGCGGTCTCCGAAACGGTGGTGTTGGACAAGGCGTTTTGCCGCCTGCTCCACTTTGAGCGCGCGACGTGTCATAGCCAGCCGGTCGTCCTACTCGTCGCGCCGCTCTCCGGCCACCACGCCACGCTGCTGCGCGACACGGTGCGGGCCATGCTGCCAGACTTCGACGTCTATCTCACCGACTGGCGCGATGGCCGTCAAGTCCCGCTCGCCGAGGGCGCCTTTCATCTCGACGACTATGTCGCCTACGTGCGCGAGTTCATCGACTACCTGGGACCGGACCTCCATATCGTCTCGGTATGCCAATCGACCGTGCCGGTGCTCGGCGCGGTTTCCCTAATGGCGAGCCGTGGCGAGCCCACACCGAAGAGCCTCACCCTGATCGGTGGCCCGGTCGACGTGCAGCGCGAGCCCACGACCGTCGACGAGCTAGCCGTCAACAAATCGCTCGACTGGTTTGAGCGAGAAATGATCGACACGGTGCCGGCCCACTTTCCTGGCGCGGGCCGCAGAGTCTGTCCGGGCTTCCGTCAGCACATGGCCTTCATGGCGATGAAAGCGGATCACCACCTGAGATCGCACCTGAACTATTACTTAGACGTGGCCGCAGGCAACACCGAGGCGGCTCAGATGCATCGATGCTTCTATGACGAATACAATGCCGTGCTCGACATGGCTGCCGAATACTACCTGGACACGGTGCGGGTGGTCTTTCAGGAATGCCGGCTGGCATGCGGCACCTGGCGCGTGCGTGGCGAGCATGTGCGCCCGGGCGATATCCGGGCCGGTGCGCTGATCACGGTGGAAGGTGAGCACGACGACATCTGCGGCCCGGGTCAGACCCGAGCCGCGCACGATCTCTGTACCGGTATCGAAGCCTCCCACAAGCATCACCTGACGGCTCGTGGCTGCGGCCACTACGGCATCTTCTCCGGCACTAGGTGGCGCACTGAGGTCTATCCGCGCATTCGCGCTCTCATCTATGGGTACGCGCGTGCGCCCGCCGGCCGCAAGGCTGTCCGGTATCGCGAGGACGGCTGACGACTTAGGGAAAGACTTATGTGGACGCCTCCCGGACTGCAAGCTGATTGACATGGTGGTCGACAGGTGAAGGCAGCACGCTTATGTCCGGCCTGTTTGTGCAGGCCGTACAGCCTGCTGGCCCATATGGAATTCGCTGACGAGGTCCACCATCTGATTATCGAGCATGGCTGCTCACTTTCCCTATCGGGTTTTCCTCGTCCCGGTCCAACCTGTTAGCCATCATGCGATCATTGCTTGCGCTCCTTGAGAAAGGTGAGTTCAGGCCATTGTGGGGCACCCGTCTGGCTATAAAGCGGTGGCGGGTGCCGTGTATCTCATGTCCTTCGCCAATACCGCCCAGATGGTCCTGGCGAGTTTGTTGGCTACCGCAGCCACCACGACATTGAAGGGACGTCGTTTGAGCAATTCGTCGAGCCGGGCGGTTCGTGCACCTTTGATGACCACTAATCTGGCGCCGTGTATGGAGCAGGGTGCGGTGCGGAGATAGGTATCGCCTCGCTTGCTAATGCCGAGCTGGCGCACTTGGGTGAGGAAGTGCGCTCTTTCATCCTTCGCACCTTCATGGACAACGTCCCACCCCGCCACGTGTGGGATCACGTGTACCTTGCGTGCGGCGTTGAGTCCATGGCGGCTTCCTACTGATGTAGGAGATGTTCTTTCCGATAGCGACCAGCTTTCGAGGAACTCGAGTGCTTGCCGAATGGTCGTCTCTTAGACGGAGTCACAGCGGCAGCACAGTGCCGCGAAGTGAGCTGGCGGCATGCCATGCGGCCTGCAGTAGTACAAATAGGAGACAGCGATGAAACCAGTCCAGAAGTTATGTCTTGCCTGCATTATCGGATTGCTTGCCGCTTCGGATGATGCCGCTGCGCTGGAGGACGTGGGCACGGTAGTGGCCGCAACTGACGTTCCTCCTTTGTACAGCCCCCTGGAACGCCGGGGCGTCCTGAGGCAACTAGCGATAGGACATTGCCAATGGATGACCCTGGTGGTATGGCGACGCCCGCGTCGTCGGCGGAATCGACGACGAAACTGAGCGACGGCGCGATCACGACGAGGGTAAAAGCTGAACTCCTCACCGCGAGAGGGGCAAGTCCACCGGAATTCGCGTGAGGACTGAGAACGGTGTTGTGCATCTCGATGGCAAAGTGAAAAGCGACTCGGAGAAGTTGACGATCCTGAACACTACCCGTGCAGTGGAGGGCGTGCAATCAGTCGTGGATGGTCTGCATGTCGGGAAATAGCCTGAGCGGGTAGATGTGATCGGTTCGGTCGTCGCACCACCACCGGGTGGGCGAGCGGGGCGCAAGCGCAAGCCGGGAAGGGCCCGCTCAGAGGTGTCGGTCTTGCTGGGTCCGCAATCGGGCGCAGTCTCGCAAGGGCGATCCGTAAGAGACGGTCAAAGCCGGCGCCAGCAACAGACTCCGGAGCCACAGCCCATCTTGCTAGGCAGTTCGTTCCTGCGAATTCCGCTTCTGAGCACGAAGAGGGCGCCGGCCAAGGCTGCCTTCCGATACCGGCATGCGGCCCGGATACCTGTATCTCCTGGGCTAGGCCCAATACTGTTAACAAATTCGAATTTGTGTTAACTTTCAAGCCTCTGCAACAATAAGAAGAGCTTGAAGGATGGCAAGAACGGAGGCAACG
This genomic window contains:
- a CDS encoding BON domain-containing protein, encoding MKSIQKMCLASVVGLLAALGNAAAWEDVNGVLAATDGAPPISRPQETPVPPEVPSDRARLTDSAITMKVRAQLLAAGLRSARIRVSTQNGIVHLDGNVPSDSDKLTALNAVRAVEGVQSVVDGLEVEK
- a CDS encoding IS630 family transposase, encoding MRRLEIADAQIMQLAIRQEIERSEESRYDHRLHGVLLVSIGYSCTEVGQMFGQAATTVQRWVRRFERGGFDGLREGERPGRPRALNDSQWRRIEADLRKTPRDFGFEAGLWDGPVLSEHLRQRYGIKLGVRQCQRLFRQMGFRLRKPRPQVAQSDPVRVAAVKKLRRLAKRDDIELWSLDECHFQQHGSRCRMWVAPEIRDPVLMHAPTRKSVACFGAVSLSTGRFIWQVCPVFNAETFASFLRQLLRHRRRGKRIVVVLDNAKYHHAVLLKPLLHKYRRHMTLLFLPPYSPQLAPIERVWKLTRRLGLHNRYFATLVEVLSAVDACFQQWKRPNEVLRRLCCII
- a CDS encoding DUF2188 domain-containing protein, with translation MKGDIHVMPATGKRWAVDVESTEQSVVFYDTQQEAIAAGKVKASRDQVELLIHGLDGRVRERNTYGRNPRNI
- a CDS encoding polyhydroxyalkanoate depolymerase, yielding MYQLYELQSAAWAPFLPWLQASASFLGAFENAPSAIPTRYLAAGCQLLVRLWKRYPKPQFGLTQTLINGHRVAVSETVVLDKAFCRLLHFERATCHSQPVVLLVAPLSGHHATLLRDTVRAMLPDFDVYLTDWRDGRQVPLAEGAFHLDDYVAYVREFIDYLGPDLHIVSVCQSTVPVLGAVSLMASRGEPTPKSLTLIGGPVDVQREPTTVDELAVNKSLDWFEREMIDTVPAHFPGAGRRVCPGFRQHMAFMAMKADHHLRSHLNYYLDVAAGNTEAAQMHRCFYDEYNAVLDMAAEYYLDTVRVVFQECRLACGTWRVRGEHVRPGDIRAGALITVEGEHDDICGPGQTRAAHDLCTGIEASHKHHLTARGCGHYGIFSGTRWRTEVYPRIRALIYGYARAPAGRKAVRYREDG
- a CDS encoding BON domain-containing protein; amino-acid sequence: MRVRTENGVVHLDGKVKSDSEKLTILNTTRAVEGVQSVVDGLHVGK